One stretch of Arachis hypogaea cultivar Tifrunner chromosome 20, arahy.Tifrunner.gnm2.J5K5, whole genome shotgun sequence DNA includes these proteins:
- the LOC112783286 gene encoding uncharacterized protein isoform X11, which translates to MYKTKVQELCQKRSWSLPEYETTRDGPDHNPRFTAAVTVNGIRYETPSLCRNSKEAQNNAAMLAFEHLSSQQPSVINPSPPPFPPKPRLMLRPKPKPNNIPITGTPTLPGLDSFPQPTLFPGLSSFPQHPSLFAHSAASSAPSHHCTPSASTGINNILPTSKVLPQKLEGGCQISQIIGPVTAARDTVTTADRKNMAHLYKNQLQNYAQKQNLPLPVYTSEWEGPPHAMRFKCKVTLDGQTYECPTAFSKLKDAEHAAAEVALLSLLRGGFQEIQDNSVLYKNLLQELVQKEGFSLPSYNTERSGEAHIPTFISYVEVEGKVFTGQEAKTKKQAEMNAAKVAYTTLKEQKGKSEQRSLLPLLDHPGKAPEPESVPDCSDSTVQTEFQHHANPNYPVIPGVISSSQPNKSKGKSEQRSLLPLLDHPGKALEPESVPDYLDSTVQTEFQHHANPNYPVIPGVISSSQPNKSKGALSIRILEDAAVSGLPLLMFGNVVLIALVPFATYNDRFFAFIQ; encoded by the exons GTTAACGGAATCCGTTACGAGACGCCGTCACTGTGCCGGAATTCGAAGGAAGCTCAGAACAATGCCGCTATGCTCGCCTTCGAGCATCTCTCTTCCCAACAGCCCTCCGTCATAAACCCTTCCCCTCCTCCTTTCCCCCCAAAGCCCAGGCTCATGCTTAGGCCCAAGCCCAAGCCAAACAACATTCCAATCACCGGCACTCCTACTCTCCCAGGCTTGGATTCTTTCCCCCAACCCACCCTCTTCCCGGGACTCTCTTCTTTCCCGCAGCATCCTTCTCTCTTTGCTCATTCCGCTGCTTCATCGGCTCCTTCACATCACT GTACCCCTAGTGCGAGCACTGGTATCAACAACATACTACCCACAAGTAAAGTGCTGCCACAGAAATTAGAAGGAGGATGCCAAATTTCTCAGATAATTGGCCCTGTTACAGCTGCTAGAGATACCGTGACAACAGCAGATCGGAAAA ATATGGCACACTTGTACAAGAATCAACTACAAAACTATGCTCAAAAGCAAAACCTACCGTTACCGGTGTACACTTCCGAGTGGGAGGGCCCTCCTCATGCCATGCGTTTCAAGTGCAAAGTCACACTTGATGGACAGACCTACGAATGTCCTACCGCCTTTTCTAAATTGAAGGATGCTGAACATGCAGCAGCTGAAGTTGCTTTATTGTCATTATTGCGGGGAGGATTTCAAGAG ATTCAGGATAATTCCGTATTATACAAGAACCTTTTACAAGAATTGGTCCAAAAGGAAGGATTTAGCCTGCCTTCTTATAATACAGAAAGATCTGGCGAAGCTCATATTCCGACATTTATTTCATACGTGGAAGTTGAAGGGAAAGTTTTCACTGGTCAAGAAGCCAAAACCAAGAAACAGGCAGAGATGAATGCAGCAAAGGTTGCATACACCACTTTAAAAGAACAAAAAG GCAAGTCAGAGCAGAGGTCTTTACTCCCTTTGTTAGATCATCCGGGGAAAGCTCCTGAACCTGAGTCAGTACCTGACTGCTCAGATTCAACTGTCCAAACTGAATTCCAGCATCATGCTAATCCAAACTATCCTGTAATCCCTGGAGTAATCTCATCAAGCCAACCTAACAAAAGTAAGG GCAAGTCAGAGCAGAGGTCTTTACTCCCTTTGTTAGATCATCCGGGGAAAGCTCTTGAACCTGAGTCAGTACCTGACTACTTAGATTCAACTGTCCAAACTGAATTCCAGCATCATGCTAATCCAAACTATCCTGTAATCCCTGGAGTAATCTCATCAAGCCAACCTAACAAAAGTAAGG GAGCGCTAAGCATAAGAATCCTTGAGGATGCTGCAGTTTCTGGCCTCCCACTGTTGATGTTTGGAAATGTTGTGCTAATAGCTTTAGTGCCTTTTGCCACCTATAATGACAGATTTTTTGCCTTTATACAGTGA
- the LOC112783286 gene encoding uncharacterized protein isoform X1, translating into MYKTKVQELCQKRSWSLPEYETTRDGPDHNPRFTAAVTVNGIRYETPSLCRNSKEAQNNAAMLAFEHLSSQQPSVINPSPPPFPPKPRLMLRPKPKPNNIPITGTPTLPGLDSFPQPTLFPGLSSFPQHPSLFAHSAASSAPSHHCTPSASTGINNILPTSKVLPQKLEGGCQISQIIGPVTAARDTVTTADRKNMAHLYKNQLQNYAQKQNLPLPVYTSEWEGPPHAMRFKCKVTLDGQTYECPTAFSKLKDAEHAAAEVALLSLLRGGFQEIQDNSVLYKNLLQELVQKEGFSLPSYNTERSGEAHIPTFISYVEVEGKVFTGQEAKTKKQAEMNAAKVAYTTLKEQKGKSEQRSLLPLLDHPGKAPEPESVPDCSDSTVQTEFQHHANPNYPVIPGVISSSQPNKSKGKSEQRSLLPLLDHPGKALEPESVPDYLDSTVQTEFQHHANPNYPVIPGVISSSQPNKSKEKQCVKVCCKTLTEKIKEKKRRVCANPCTAIPSPEPVVTKKKGSSSASGCANGSMKDSFSSVVNASGCANGSMKDSFSSVVKAAAATPSLSDSKNMASNTNNMPSTASGSPGRRKRVVVYSRETNVEVEGGGTLMPISDEKWVAYEYSH; encoded by the exons GTTAACGGAATCCGTTACGAGACGCCGTCACTGTGCCGGAATTCGAAGGAAGCTCAGAACAATGCCGCTATGCTCGCCTTCGAGCATCTCTCTTCCCAACAGCCCTCCGTCATAAACCCTTCCCCTCCTCCTTTCCCCCCAAAGCCCAGGCTCATGCTTAGGCCCAAGCCCAAGCCAAACAACATTCCAATCACCGGCACTCCTACTCTCCCAGGCTTGGATTCTTTCCCCCAACCCACCCTCTTCCCGGGACTCTCTTCTTTCCCGCAGCATCCTTCTCTCTTTGCTCATTCCGCTGCTTCATCGGCTCCTTCACATCACT GTACCCCTAGTGCGAGCACTGGTATCAACAACATACTACCCACAAGTAAAGTGCTGCCACAGAAATTAGAAGGAGGATGCCAAATTTCTCAGATAATTGGCCCTGTTACAGCTGCTAGAGATACCGTGACAACAGCAGATCGGAAAA ATATGGCACACTTGTACAAGAATCAACTACAAAACTATGCTCAAAAGCAAAACCTACCGTTACCGGTGTACACTTCCGAGTGGGAGGGCCCTCCTCATGCCATGCGTTTCAAGTGCAAAGTCACACTTGATGGACAGACCTACGAATGTCCTACCGCCTTTTCTAAATTGAAGGATGCTGAACATGCAGCAGCTGAAGTTGCTTTATTGTCATTATTGCGGGGAGGATTTCAAGAG ATTCAGGATAATTCCGTATTATACAAGAACCTTTTACAAGAATTGGTCCAAAAGGAAGGATTTAGCCTGCCTTCTTATAATACAGAAAGATCTGGCGAAGCTCATATTCCGACATTTATTTCATACGTGGAAGTTGAAGGGAAAGTTTTCACTGGTCAAGAAGCCAAAACCAAGAAACAGGCAGAGATGAATGCAGCAAAGGTTGCATACACCACTTTAAAAGAACAAAAAG GCAAGTCAGAGCAGAGGTCTTTACTCCCTTTGTTAGATCATCCGGGGAAAGCTCCTGAACCTGAGTCAGTACCTGACTGCTCAGATTCAACTGTCCAAACTGAATTCCAGCATCATGCTAATCCAAACTATCCTGTAATCCCTGGAGTAATCTCATCAAGCCAACCTAACAAAAGTAAGG GCAAGTCAGAGCAGAGGTCTTTACTCCCTTTGTTAGATCATCCGGGGAAAGCTCTTGAACCTGAGTCAGTACCTGACTACTTAGATTCAACTGTCCAAACTGAATTCCAGCATCATGCTAATCCAAACTATCCTGTAATCCCTGGAGTAATCTCATCAAGCCAACCTAACAAAAGTAAGG AAAAACAATGTGTTAAAGTTTGCTGTAAAACTCTGaccgaaaaaataaaagaaaagaagagaagagtttGTGCTAACCCATGCACTGCCATTCCATCTCCAGAGCCTGTTGTTACAAAGAAGAAAGGGTCCTCCTCTGCATCTGGATGCGCAAATGGCAGCATGAAGGACTCTTTCTCATCAGTTGTCAATGCATCTGGATGCGCAAATGGCAGCATGAAGGACTCTTTCTCATCAGTTGTCAAGGCGGCTGCAGCCACACCTTCACTCTCAGACAGCAAGAATATGGCTTCCAACACAAACAATATGCCTTCCACTGCATCAGGCTCCCCGGGACGCAGAAAAAGGGTGGTAGTTTACTCGCGGGAGACTAATGTGGAAGTTGAAGGAGGTGGCACTTTGATGCCAATTAGTGATGAAAAATGGGTTGCTTACGAATATTCCCATTGA
- the LOC112783286 gene encoding uncharacterized protein isoform X14, whose translation MYKTKVQELCQKRSWSLPEYETTRDGPDHNPRFTAAVTVNGIRYETPSLCRNSKEAQNNAAMLAFEHLSSQQPSVINPSPPPFPPKPRLMLRPKPKPNNIPITGTPTLPGLDSFPQPTLFPGLSSFPQHPSLFAHSAASSAPSHHCTPSASTGINNILPTSKVLPQKLEGGCQISQIIGPVTAARDTVTTADRKNMAHLYKNQLQNYAQKQNLPLPVYTSEWEGPPHAMRFKCKVTLDGQTYECPTAFSKLKDAEHAAAEVALLSLLRGGFQEIQDNSVLYKNLLQELVQKEGFSLPSYNTERSGEAHIPTFISYVEVEGKVFTGQEAKTKKQAEMNAAKVAYTTLKEQKGKSEQRSLLPLLDHPGKAPEPESVPDCSDSTVQTEFQHHANPNYPVIPGVISSSQPNKSKSEQRSLLPLLDHPGKALEPESVPDYLDSTVQTEFQHHANPNYPVIPGVISSSQPNKSKGALSIRILEDAAVSGLPLLMFGNVVLIALVPFATYNDRFFAFIQ comes from the exons GTTAACGGAATCCGTTACGAGACGCCGTCACTGTGCCGGAATTCGAAGGAAGCTCAGAACAATGCCGCTATGCTCGCCTTCGAGCATCTCTCTTCCCAACAGCCCTCCGTCATAAACCCTTCCCCTCCTCCTTTCCCCCCAAAGCCCAGGCTCATGCTTAGGCCCAAGCCCAAGCCAAACAACATTCCAATCACCGGCACTCCTACTCTCCCAGGCTTGGATTCTTTCCCCCAACCCACCCTCTTCCCGGGACTCTCTTCTTTCCCGCAGCATCCTTCTCTCTTTGCTCATTCCGCTGCTTCATCGGCTCCTTCACATCACT GTACCCCTAGTGCGAGCACTGGTATCAACAACATACTACCCACAAGTAAAGTGCTGCCACAGAAATTAGAAGGAGGATGCCAAATTTCTCAGATAATTGGCCCTGTTACAGCTGCTAGAGATACCGTGACAACAGCAGATCGGAAAA ATATGGCACACTTGTACAAGAATCAACTACAAAACTATGCTCAAAAGCAAAACCTACCGTTACCGGTGTACACTTCCGAGTGGGAGGGCCCTCCTCATGCCATGCGTTTCAAGTGCAAAGTCACACTTGATGGACAGACCTACGAATGTCCTACCGCCTTTTCTAAATTGAAGGATGCTGAACATGCAGCAGCTGAAGTTGCTTTATTGTCATTATTGCGGGGAGGATTTCAAGAG ATTCAGGATAATTCCGTATTATACAAGAACCTTTTACAAGAATTGGTCCAAAAGGAAGGATTTAGCCTGCCTTCTTATAATACAGAAAGATCTGGCGAAGCTCATATTCCGACATTTATTTCATACGTGGAAGTTGAAGGGAAAGTTTTCACTGGTCAAGAAGCCAAAACCAAGAAACAGGCAGAGATGAATGCAGCAAAGGTTGCATACACCACTTTAAAAGAACAAAAAG GCAAGTCAGAGCAGAGGTCTTTACTCCCTTTGTTAGATCATCCGGGGAAAGCTCCTGAACCTGAGTCAGTACCTGACTGCTCAGATTCAACTGTCCAAACTGAATTCCAGCATCATGCTAATCCAAACTATCCTGTAATCCCTGGAGTAATCTCATCAAGCCAACCTAACAAAA GCAAGTCAGAGCAGAGGTCTTTACTCCCTTTGTTAGATCATCCGGGGAAAGCTCTTGAACCTGAGTCAGTACCTGACTACTTAGATTCAACTGTCCAAACTGAATTCCAGCATCATGCTAATCCAAACTATCCTGTAATCCCTGGAGTAATCTCATCAAGCCAACCTAACAAAAGTAAGG GAGCGCTAAGCATAAGAATCCTTGAGGATGCTGCAGTTTCTGGCCTCCCACTGTTGATGTTTGGAAATGTTGTGCTAATAGCTTTAGTGCCTTTTGCCACCTATAATGACAGATTTTTTGCCTTTATACAGTGA
- the LOC112783286 gene encoding uncharacterized protein isoform X13, with translation MYKTKVQELCQKRSWSLPEYETTRDGPDHNPRFTAAVTVNGIRYETPSLCRNSKEAQNNAAMLAFEHLSSQQPSVINPSPPPFPPKPRLMLRPKPKPNNIPITGTPTLPGLDSFPQPTLFPGLSSFPQHPSLFAHSAASSAPSHHCTPSASTGINNILPTSKVLPQKLEGGCQISQIIGPVTAARDTVTTADRKNMAHLYKNQLQNYAQKQNLPLPVYTSEWEGPPHAMRFKCKVTLDGQTYECPTAFSKLKDAEHAAAEVALLSLLRGGFQEDNSVLYKNLLQELVQKEGFSLPSYNTERSGEAHIPTFISYVEVEGKVFTGQEAKTKKQAEMNAAKVAYTTLKEQKGKSEQRSLLPLLDHPGKAPEPESVPDCSDSTVQTEFQHHANPNYPVIPGVISSSQPNKSKGKSEQRSLLPLLDHPGKALEPESVPDYLDSTVQTEFQHHANPNYPVIPGVISSSQPNKSKGALSIRILEDAAVSGLPLLMFGNVVLIALVPFATYNDRFFAFIQ, from the exons GTTAACGGAATCCGTTACGAGACGCCGTCACTGTGCCGGAATTCGAAGGAAGCTCAGAACAATGCCGCTATGCTCGCCTTCGAGCATCTCTCTTCCCAACAGCCCTCCGTCATAAACCCTTCCCCTCCTCCTTTCCCCCCAAAGCCCAGGCTCATGCTTAGGCCCAAGCCCAAGCCAAACAACATTCCAATCACCGGCACTCCTACTCTCCCAGGCTTGGATTCTTTCCCCCAACCCACCCTCTTCCCGGGACTCTCTTCTTTCCCGCAGCATCCTTCTCTCTTTGCTCATTCCGCTGCTTCATCGGCTCCTTCACATCACT GTACCCCTAGTGCGAGCACTGGTATCAACAACATACTACCCACAAGTAAAGTGCTGCCACAGAAATTAGAAGGAGGATGCCAAATTTCTCAGATAATTGGCCCTGTTACAGCTGCTAGAGATACCGTGACAACAGCAGATCGGAAAA ATATGGCACACTTGTACAAGAATCAACTACAAAACTATGCTCAAAAGCAAAACCTACCGTTACCGGTGTACACTTCCGAGTGGGAGGGCCCTCCTCATGCCATGCGTTTCAAGTGCAAAGTCACACTTGATGGACAGACCTACGAATGTCCTACCGCCTTTTCTAAATTGAAGGATGCTGAACATGCAGCAGCTGAAGTTGCTTTATTGTCATTATTGCGGGGAGGATTTCAAGAG GATAATTCCGTATTATACAAGAACCTTTTACAAGAATTGGTCCAAAAGGAAGGATTTAGCCTGCCTTCTTATAATACAGAAAGATCTGGCGAAGCTCATATTCCGACATTTATTTCATACGTGGAAGTTGAAGGGAAAGTTTTCACTGGTCAAGAAGCCAAAACCAAGAAACAGGCAGAGATGAATGCAGCAAAGGTTGCATACACCACTTTAAAAGAACAAAAAG GCAAGTCAGAGCAGAGGTCTTTACTCCCTTTGTTAGATCATCCGGGGAAAGCTCCTGAACCTGAGTCAGTACCTGACTGCTCAGATTCAACTGTCCAAACTGAATTCCAGCATCATGCTAATCCAAACTATCCTGTAATCCCTGGAGTAATCTCATCAAGCCAACCTAACAAAAGTAAGG GCAAGTCAGAGCAGAGGTCTTTACTCCCTTTGTTAGATCATCCGGGGAAAGCTCTTGAACCTGAGTCAGTACCTGACTACTTAGATTCAACTGTCCAAACTGAATTCCAGCATCATGCTAATCCAAACTATCCTGTAATCCCTGGAGTAATCTCATCAAGCCAACCTAACAAAAGTAAGG GAGCGCTAAGCATAAGAATCCTTGAGGATGCTGCAGTTTCTGGCCTCCCACTGTTGATGTTTGGAAATGTTGTGCTAATAGCTTTAGTGCCTTTTGCCACCTATAATGACAGATTTTTTGCCTTTATACAGTGA
- the LOC112783286 gene encoding uncharacterized protein isoform X2: MYKTKVQELCQKRSWSLPEYETTRDGPDHNPRFTAAVTVNGIRYETPSLCRNSKEAQNNAAMLAFEHLSSQQPSVINPSPPPFPPKPRLMLRPKPKPNNIPITGTPTLPGLDSFPQPTLFPGLSSFPQHPSLFAHSAASSAPSHHCTPSASTGINNILPTSKVLPQKLEGGCQISQIIGPVTAARDTVTTADRKNMAHLYKNQLQNYAQKQNLPLPVYTSEWEGPPHAMRFKCKVTLDGQTYECPTAFSKLKDAEHAAAEVALLSLLRGGFQEIQDNSVLYKNLLQELVQKEGFSLPSYNTERSGEAHIPTFISYVEVEGKVFTGQEAKTKKQAEMNAAKVAYTTLKEQKGKSEQRSLLPLLDHPGKAPEPESVPDCSDSTVQTEFQHHANPNYPVIPGVISSSQPNKSKGKSEQRSLLPLLDHPGKALEPESVPDYLDSTVQTEFQHHANPNYPVIPGVISSSQPNKKKQCVKVCCKTLTEKIKEKKRRVCANPCTAIPSPEPVVTKKKGSSSASGCANGSMKDSFSSVVNASGCANGSMKDSFSSVVKAAAATPSLSDSKNMASNTNNMPSTASGSPGRRKRVVVYSRETNVEVEGGGTLMPISDEKWVAYEYSH, from the exons GTTAACGGAATCCGTTACGAGACGCCGTCACTGTGCCGGAATTCGAAGGAAGCTCAGAACAATGCCGCTATGCTCGCCTTCGAGCATCTCTCTTCCCAACAGCCCTCCGTCATAAACCCTTCCCCTCCTCCTTTCCCCCCAAAGCCCAGGCTCATGCTTAGGCCCAAGCCCAAGCCAAACAACATTCCAATCACCGGCACTCCTACTCTCCCAGGCTTGGATTCTTTCCCCCAACCCACCCTCTTCCCGGGACTCTCTTCTTTCCCGCAGCATCCTTCTCTCTTTGCTCATTCCGCTGCTTCATCGGCTCCTTCACATCACT GTACCCCTAGTGCGAGCACTGGTATCAACAACATACTACCCACAAGTAAAGTGCTGCCACAGAAATTAGAAGGAGGATGCCAAATTTCTCAGATAATTGGCCCTGTTACAGCTGCTAGAGATACCGTGACAACAGCAGATCGGAAAA ATATGGCACACTTGTACAAGAATCAACTACAAAACTATGCTCAAAAGCAAAACCTACCGTTACCGGTGTACACTTCCGAGTGGGAGGGCCCTCCTCATGCCATGCGTTTCAAGTGCAAAGTCACACTTGATGGACAGACCTACGAATGTCCTACCGCCTTTTCTAAATTGAAGGATGCTGAACATGCAGCAGCTGAAGTTGCTTTATTGTCATTATTGCGGGGAGGATTTCAAGAG ATTCAGGATAATTCCGTATTATACAAGAACCTTTTACAAGAATTGGTCCAAAAGGAAGGATTTAGCCTGCCTTCTTATAATACAGAAAGATCTGGCGAAGCTCATATTCCGACATTTATTTCATACGTGGAAGTTGAAGGGAAAGTTTTCACTGGTCAAGAAGCCAAAACCAAGAAACAGGCAGAGATGAATGCAGCAAAGGTTGCATACACCACTTTAAAAGAACAAAAAG GCAAGTCAGAGCAGAGGTCTTTACTCCCTTTGTTAGATCATCCGGGGAAAGCTCCTGAACCTGAGTCAGTACCTGACTGCTCAGATTCAACTGTCCAAACTGAATTCCAGCATCATGCTAATCCAAACTATCCTGTAATCCCTGGAGTAATCTCATCAAGCCAACCTAACAAAAGTAAGG GCAAGTCAGAGCAGAGGTCTTTACTCCCTTTGTTAGATCATCCGGGGAAAGCTCTTGAACCTGAGTCAGTACCTGACTACTTAGATTCAACTGTCCAAACTGAATTCCAGCATCATGCTAATCCAAACTATCCTGTAATCCCTGGAGTAATCTCATCAAGCCAACCTAACAAAA AAAAACAATGTGTTAAAGTTTGCTGTAAAACTCTGaccgaaaaaataaaagaaaagaagagaagagtttGTGCTAACCCATGCACTGCCATTCCATCTCCAGAGCCTGTTGTTACAAAGAAGAAAGGGTCCTCCTCTGCATCTGGATGCGCAAATGGCAGCATGAAGGACTCTTTCTCATCAGTTGTCAATGCATCTGGATGCGCAAATGGCAGCATGAAGGACTCTTTCTCATCAGTTGTCAAGGCGGCTGCAGCCACACCTTCACTCTCAGACAGCAAGAATATGGCTTCCAACACAAACAATATGCCTTCCACTGCATCAGGCTCCCCGGGACGCAGAAAAAGGGTGGTAGTTTACTCGCGGGAGACTAATGTGGAAGTTGAAGGAGGTGGCACTTTGATGCCAATTAGTGATGAAAAATGGGTTGCTTACGAATATTCCCATTGA
- the LOC112783286 gene encoding uncharacterized protein isoform X4 — MYKTKVQELCQKRSWSLPEYETTRDGPDHNPRFTAAVTVNGIRYETPSLCRNSKEAQNNAAMLAFEHLSSQQPSVINPSPPPFPPKPRLMLRPKPKPNNIPITGTPTLPGLDSFPQPTLFPGLSSFPQHPSLFAHSAASSAPSHHCTPSASTGINNILPTSKVLPQKLEGGCQISQIIGPVTAARDTVTTADRKNMAHLYKNQLQNYAQKQNLPLPVYTSEWEGPPHAMRFKCKVTLDGQTYECPTAFSKLKDAEHAAAEVALLSLLRGGFQEIQDNSVLYKNLLQELVQKEGFSLPSYNTERSGEAHIPTFISYVEVEGKVFTGQEAKTKKQAEMNAAKVAYTTLKEQKGKSEQRSLLPLLDHPGKAPEPESVPDCSDSTVQTEFQHHANPNYPVIPGVISSSQPNKSKSEQRSLLPLLDHPGKALEPESVPDYLDSTVQTEFQHHANPNYPVIPGVISSSQPNKSKEKQCVKVCCKTLTEKIKEKKRRVCANPCTAIPSPEPVVTKKKGSSSASGCANGSMKDSFSSVVNASGCANGSMKDSFSSVVKAAAATPSLSDSKNMASNTNNMPSTASGSPGRRKRVVVYSRETNVEVEGGGTLMPISDEKWVAYEYSH, encoded by the exons GTTAACGGAATCCGTTACGAGACGCCGTCACTGTGCCGGAATTCGAAGGAAGCTCAGAACAATGCCGCTATGCTCGCCTTCGAGCATCTCTCTTCCCAACAGCCCTCCGTCATAAACCCTTCCCCTCCTCCTTTCCCCCCAAAGCCCAGGCTCATGCTTAGGCCCAAGCCCAAGCCAAACAACATTCCAATCACCGGCACTCCTACTCTCCCAGGCTTGGATTCTTTCCCCCAACCCACCCTCTTCCCGGGACTCTCTTCTTTCCCGCAGCATCCTTCTCTCTTTGCTCATTCCGCTGCTTCATCGGCTCCTTCACATCACT GTACCCCTAGTGCGAGCACTGGTATCAACAACATACTACCCACAAGTAAAGTGCTGCCACAGAAATTAGAAGGAGGATGCCAAATTTCTCAGATAATTGGCCCTGTTACAGCTGCTAGAGATACCGTGACAACAGCAGATCGGAAAA ATATGGCACACTTGTACAAGAATCAACTACAAAACTATGCTCAAAAGCAAAACCTACCGTTACCGGTGTACACTTCCGAGTGGGAGGGCCCTCCTCATGCCATGCGTTTCAAGTGCAAAGTCACACTTGATGGACAGACCTACGAATGTCCTACCGCCTTTTCTAAATTGAAGGATGCTGAACATGCAGCAGCTGAAGTTGCTTTATTGTCATTATTGCGGGGAGGATTTCAAGAG ATTCAGGATAATTCCGTATTATACAAGAACCTTTTACAAGAATTGGTCCAAAAGGAAGGATTTAGCCTGCCTTCTTATAATACAGAAAGATCTGGCGAAGCTCATATTCCGACATTTATTTCATACGTGGAAGTTGAAGGGAAAGTTTTCACTGGTCAAGAAGCCAAAACCAAGAAACAGGCAGAGATGAATGCAGCAAAGGTTGCATACACCACTTTAAAAGAACAAAAAG GCAAGTCAGAGCAGAGGTCTTTACTCCCTTTGTTAGATCATCCGGGGAAAGCTCCTGAACCTGAGTCAGTACCTGACTGCTCAGATTCAACTGTCCAAACTGAATTCCAGCATCATGCTAATCCAAACTATCCTGTAATCCCTGGAGTAATCTCATCAAGCCAACCTAACAAAA GCAAGTCAGAGCAGAGGTCTTTACTCCCTTTGTTAGATCATCCGGGGAAAGCTCTTGAACCTGAGTCAGTACCTGACTACTTAGATTCAACTGTCCAAACTGAATTCCAGCATCATGCTAATCCAAACTATCCTGTAATCCCTGGAGTAATCTCATCAAGCCAACCTAACAAAAGTAAGG AAAAACAATGTGTTAAAGTTTGCTGTAAAACTCTGaccgaaaaaataaaagaaaagaagagaagagtttGTGCTAACCCATGCACTGCCATTCCATCTCCAGAGCCTGTTGTTACAAAGAAGAAAGGGTCCTCCTCTGCATCTGGATGCGCAAATGGCAGCATGAAGGACTCTTTCTCATCAGTTGTCAATGCATCTGGATGCGCAAATGGCAGCATGAAGGACTCTTTCTCATCAGTTGTCAAGGCGGCTGCAGCCACACCTTCACTCTCAGACAGCAAGAATATGGCTTCCAACACAAACAATATGCCTTCCACTGCATCAGGCTCCCCGGGACGCAGAAAAAGGGTGGTAGTTTACTCGCGGGAGACTAATGTGGAAGTTGAAGGAGGTGGCACTTTGATGCCAATTAGTGATGAAAAATGGGTTGCTTACGAATATTCCCATTGA